The genome window ATTAGATTCCTCGTTGGTAGTCAACTGGGTTAATGGAAAGATAAAACCTCCTTGGAATTTAAGACACAACATAGAGGAAATTCAAAAAATCATGATAACCTTTGAGGCGTTCCACGTCACACATTGCTATAGAGAGGCTAATAGGGTCGCGGATGCACTGGCTAAAGAAGGATCAGAAAGAACCAGTACTAAATGGTATTTCTCTGCTCATGAACTTCCAAGTCAAGCTAGAGGTCTATGCTTTATGGATAAGGATAAATTAGCAAGCTTCAGAATAAGAGCCTCCAAGACTACTTTTGTATATGATGCTAATGACTAAGTTAACTATGCTATTGATTTTTGTCCTAGATGTAGCTTTAACATGCATTATGGAAAGAACGTTTTGGCTGTTTAATGTATACTATCCACCTTGTTTTACATTTCATAACATCGATGTTTTACAAGCTTACTGTAAAGAGTTGGGCATGTCCAATTCTTATCCATATTCTGAGGAGGTTAGGTTTTATGCCCCCTCCTTCATGTCTTCAGCTTTTGGTTATTAATCTACATAGTAGGGGTCGATGCCAAACCTCCCATCATTCCAAGACGGcttatataaaattaaaaaaaacaaaaaaaaaattggcaATTGGAGTTTGAGTAATAATTGCAATCCTTTTCATTTTCAATGAGAAACTATCCATATCTGAAGGTATATGGACCGAATGAATTTATAAAGGATAACGTGGATATAACATCACCGAATGCTTCCTAACTACCAACAAATGAAATCAAATAGAAAAACGACAAAGACTTGATGTTGTTATATTCATACATGGTTCTACAAACCTTATTTGCCACAATATCTATCATCTTCAGAATTACTCCAGCACACCCCTTTTATTGGGGCTCAACTATTTAGTCTAAAGTCTAAAATGCAACAAAGCAGAAGTGTCATCCAGCCCTTTGTTAGTGTAATAAGTAGTGTACTCCTTAATTGTGGTTTCCTTGTACTTTAGAGGATTATGTTCTGATATCAACTCCTGGATAGGTCCATATAACCTTTCTGTTGGAAGAAAACTTGTCGTGAAAAAGCAAGCCACTGATATCCTTGAACCAACCTTATTTGCCAGTACTCTATGTTCAACACTTTTGAACTTGTCATTTGATATAAGCTGAAAATGACACAGCCAAAAATCAAGGATCAACTTTCTGTTTTTGTTTATAATCATCTAAAACTTATGTTACATGCTGATAAGACAAGTATGTATTTCTAACAGCTACGCTAAAATTGTAGCAAACTCTTAGTGTATTCTGATGCTTCAAGTGCTCGTATGGTGTTATATCCATTCAACAAGTACGTCAAGGCCAGAGGCAGACCTATGCTATACAGAGAGGGAGCGGATTTTGGTTTAATCCAAAAGTGCACCtgcgaccttcaaatcctgagtCTGCCTCTGGTCGAGGCAAATGAATTATTAGAAGAAATGTAACACTTGCCTGAAGAAGATCTCCAATATTGACCACGAGAGCTCCGGGAGTAGGGGGAACATCTACCCAATGGTTTTGATGTAGAACTTGGAGGCCGCCTATATTGTCTTGGAGAAGCAAGGTGAGGAAGTTACTGTTAGCAAATAGTAATGACTTTTAACACATTTAAAATTTGAGAAAAATCTTGTCTATATTGATCAAATAATACCTGCAGATAGAGGAAAATTCTTCAGGATTGGGAGGTATAGGAGCTACTGTGGCATAAAAAGTGTCCCTCCAGTTGGTTACTGGTGATCTAAACAGATCAAAATTACTATGAAATATAAACCGTTTTGTGAAGTCTCGCGAATACCATTTCTTCTTCACCTCAGTATCTTGTTCAAAGAACCTGATAACCCCATCTTTCATTTCCTCCATAACATGACTAAGAATcctgtaatatggccaaattttcatgacatttgtcatgacataatattcaTTATAATAAATCTGTgaatcatgacatttgccatgacataatatccattattaggccaaagatttcttgctataaataaagtagtttctcctcatttgaaaacacatcaattcaagagcttttcactcttgtctttctttctcctcctttatttcattatagagacaatcctgctaacatgttcacaaaacctcttccagtgtccaagttcaagctttgtctgaacttgattggcatttatgaagaatgattttgcccattggaattttgcggagaaggtggagcaaatttactatatataagtcGAAATTAGGCCagggtggagatttgtaatatgactaaattttcatgacataatatccattataacaaatttgtggttcatgacatttgccatgacataatatccattataacaaatttgtggattatgacatttgccatgacataatatccattattagacCAAgcatttcttgctataaatagaggagtttctcatCATTTGAAAACAcatcaattcaagagcttttcacttttgtctttctttctcctccgtTATTTTTTTATACACTATTtctctttctttggagtgatcttgtaaggttattctcttggggtatttgggattaattagagtatttactctaattttgtactctcttttgtactcttgttggtatagtgaaattgctcctctccgcttgtgaacgtaggtcaccttgaccgaaccacgttaaatttgtgtcttctttatattctttaattgccgttattatcaacttccattgtctttgttattgtcattatactgttgtttggctaaattccacactatccgggttcccgatcctaacaaatccCATGATTAATCACTTGAAAGAAACCCCAAGTGTCCGATACATGAACAACTTGCTGGACTATCTTCTTTCGCGTGATCTTATCTTCTTTGATGCAATCAAGATCGATAATTGGAAAAGTAAGTTCCTTTTTGCTGGGAATTTCTACCTCTTCACTCTGTGGTTGAACAAAAATGTTTGGTAATATGGTAATACCTGCATCCACTAGTCCCTTAACACCGGCTTTCGTCTCATCAAAGGCTTGTAGTTCAGCTTTTCTGTCATACTTTGGCTCACTTGCAAACTGAATTTCATCTGTGTACTTCATCTCCATTTTTCTTATTCCTTTGTAACAATCAGTACTTGTTATTAAACTCTAGCTTTTTTCTAAATGTGAGATTTAAAGTTAAATTTGCCAAAAGGTATTGAATAACTTGTAGAAAAAGTTAAACATATATGACATGTAATTAACAAATATTGTGGCTAAGAATTGAAATGTTTGTCAGAGTCAACATATTTCAGCTTCAAAAACAAACGTGTCAATGTCATGATCACAATTTCATTATCATCTTCAGCATCATCGGATAACAAATGCAACCACTTCAAAGTTGTGGTCCACAAAGCAATGAAGAAAGAGGAAACACATCATCAGTATTactaccaacaacaacaacaacaaactcagtgagttcccacaagtggggtataGGGAAGGTAGTATGTACGCACATTTTACACTTACACTAGAGGGCTGAGAAGTTGTTTCGTATAGACTCCCGGCTAAAGACAAGATGAAAAGAATTAGTGACAATAGGTGGTAACAACAACATGGTTTcaaaaaaactaaaactaatGAATGCAATCAAACAATAAATAGTACCATGTATATCTTTGAAATATTGGAAATTGATCCGTCTTGGTTTTGATTTAATTTTTCCTCATTAAGCACATTATTATAATCTGTCTTTGATTCGTATTCTGGAACAAATAAGATTTTTTTTCTATTGAGAAATGATTTTAATTCAGTACAACAAGAAAGATACCTGTCTGATTATTCATTTGAGAAGGCATAATGTCTATTTTGCAGTTACATAATTAAAAAGCATTTGAAAAAGTTTCCTGGAAATCTCTTCTCCTTTAATTTACTTGACATAAACTACATCTTGTGTGAGCTTGCTCACATTGCCGGTCTTAAGCTCGGATAAAGGAGTTTTGCGATAAGTTGATagaggcggattcaggatttgaTGGCTACGGGTATCAAAATTTTAATGTAAAACGACCACTAGTGAAAAAGATTGAATTAGGGTGTACATTCAGTCGATTCAATCCGTTTTGGATTACTTCGGTTCGATGCGATCCATTTTGAATTTATTCAATCCAATTTAAAATATGTTTTATGCATAAACGAATATGTGATACACCCCTTCCATCTACATGTAGCtgattaatattatattatatcttTGATGCATCACTAAAAAAAAttgtaattaataaaataacattatatgaattaaaaaaaatgattaGATTACATTCATCCAAATAAAACACTAACATCCAGAAAAAGACAAAGGAAGCAAAtatacaatataaataaataatctcgGGTGTTGTGCATGAAATTTCAACACTTCAACCATGGCACCTTCGGTCATCTTGTGACTTGTGGTGTCACTTGTTCCTGATGCAGGCGTTTTTGTGGAAAAATACTAGTATGTATATAAAACTTTATCTGAGCGACCGGATGGCGTGACACCCCAATTCCATACATAGATCCGCCTCTGAGTTGACAGTCAGCGTAAAACTAGTCAATTTATGATGATGAATCACATTAGAGAATATGCTTAAATGGAGCGACATAGccagtgaggattcatatagctgacACAGACTTGCTTTGCAATATTGCAGCatagttattattattgttgttcacGTCGTTGTAACACCTAGGATTTCCTTGAGCCACAATTAGGTCAGATCATTTTGAACGGTAGTAGGTTCACTGCTTCCTCAACCATCACTTAACTTTAGAAGATTATCTTCTTATAAGTACTTTGTATTTACTCCATCGAGCGTTGATGATGGCTAATTACATTATGTTCCGCTCTTCTAAATTTTCAATTTGAGATTAGCTGAATATTACAAAGGAAAAGGTAAATCATGTTATTTCTGCACTTGGTGCCattgcaaaaatatgcaaaaaaGAGTGAAATATTACTGCTAaaaaacgaaggtcaactactggttatgtgtttacttttgcaaaggcaccagttagttggaagtctactttgcagtcaacagttgctttgtctacaacagaggcagagtacatggctattacggaggctgtgaaggaggcaatttggcttcaggggttgctaaaggagcttggtattgaacaaaaaaatattacaattttttgtgatagtcaaagtgctattcaattagcgaagaaccaagtttatcatgcaaggacgaagcacattgatgttcggtatcatttcgtacgagaaatcatagaagaaggtggagtcacggtgaagaaaattcatactacggagaaccctgctgatatgctgacaaaagtggtgactgcggtcaagtttcaacattgtttggatttgatcaacattgttgaacactaaagattgaagatgaagacacaaccaaaatttgttattgagagaaaattgaagatgtggaattttgccaaggtggagatttgttgaaattggcaaaagtaccacatcggtggatgacaattttgaatgagaatttcaccctataaaaggaggcctaatgtttaggatttaaatacacctctcatttgccttttatcttcttaaggcatttgtatcttctctctttagtattatttcacttgtaattttggagtggaataaaatattgattgtgtccgaggaagtaggcaaaattggccgaacctcgtaaattctggtgttcttttattgttgtcttattgtcttgtttattatttagtggttgtcataatttttggtatagtagttgtgactcattcacactatatacatttggcttccgcaacaattggtatcagagccaaggtactgtctaagtatgctctgtggttgcagcatagtctgatcttccacatcagaaaagatctatcttggtaactgagtcaaggttctgtctgagtatgctctgtggttgcagcttagtctgatcttccacaccagaaaggaaataatcttgatttgtgtcgtcagctactaaataatatttgtgtcaaaatgggagacagtaaacaagaagaatctacatcaa of Nicotiana tomentosiformis chromosome 7, ASM39032v3, whole genome shotgun sequence contains these proteins:
- the LOC104116736 gene encoding LOW QUALITY PROTEIN: 1-aminocyclopropane-1-carboxylate oxidase homolog 1-like (The sequence of the model RefSeq protein was modified relative to this genomic sequence to represent the inferred CDS: substituted 2 bases at 2 genomic stop codons), whose protein sequence is MEMKYTDEIQFASEPKYDRKAELQAFDETKAGVKGLVDAGITILPNIFVQPQSEEVEIPSKKELTFPIIDLDCIKEDKITRKKIVQQVVHVSDTWGFFQVINHGICKCHDSQIYYNEYYVMTNVMKIWPYYRILSHVMEEMKDGVIRFFEQDTEVKKKWYSRDFTKRFIFHSNFDLFRSPVTNWRDTFYATVAPIPPNPEEFSSICRYYLINIDKIFLKFXMCXKSLLFANSNFLTLLLQDNIGGLQVLHQNHWVDVPPTPGALVVNIGDLLQLISNDKFKSVEHRVLANKVGSRISVACFFTTSFLPTERLYGPIQELISEHNPLKYKETTIKEYTTYYTNKGLDDTSALLHFRL